From the genome of Tepidamorphus gemmatus, one region includes:
- a CDS encoding two-component system sensor histidine kinase NtrB: MADIIESLPTGSSSMPVPELVFNALPHPIVAVDARDRIVAANAAGEVFFQASLPVLRRFTLSELVPFGSPLFDLISQVRERNAPVSEYRVAIGTPRTGGERLVDIYVSPVPEEPGHVVVMVHERTIAEKFDRQLTHRAAVRSVTGLASMLAHEIKNPLSGIRGAAQLLESTVDEGDRALARLIREETDRIVKLVDRMEVFADQRPIEREPVNIHAVLDRVKQIALNGFARHIRFTEDYDPSLPPVLANRDQLVQVFLNLIKNAAEAIGPTAGDGEIVLTTAFRPGVRLSVPGNAERVSLPLEFCVRDNGPGVAEDLMPHLFDPFVTTKMSGSGLGLALVAKIIGDHGGVIECESQPRRTTFRILMPIYTRGRDEPSHASED; the protein is encoded by the coding sequence ATGGCGGACATCATCGAGTCCCTGCCGACCGGAAGCTCCTCCATGCCGGTACCGGAACTTGTCTTCAACGCCTTGCCGCATCCGATCGTGGCGGTCGATGCGCGCGACAGGATCGTCGCTGCCAACGCGGCCGGCGAGGTCTTCTTCCAGGCGAGTCTGCCGGTGCTCCGGCGCTTCACACTGAGCGAGCTCGTGCCATTCGGCAGCCCGCTGTTCGATCTCATCAGCCAGGTGCGCGAGCGCAACGCGCCGGTCAGCGAGTACCGCGTGGCGATCGGCACGCCGCGCACCGGCGGCGAGCGCCTCGTCGACATCTATGTTTCGCCGGTACCCGAGGAACCCGGACACGTCGTGGTGATGGTCCATGAGCGGACCATCGCCGAGAAGTTCGACCGGCAGCTCACCCATCGCGCCGCCGTGCGCAGCGTGACCGGGCTCGCCAGCATGCTGGCCCACGAGATCAAGAACCCGCTGTCGGGGATCCGGGGCGCCGCGCAGCTGCTCGAGTCGACCGTGGATGAGGGCGATCGCGCGCTCGCCCGCCTGATCCGGGAGGAGACGGACCGCATCGTCAAGCTGGTCGACCGTATGGAAGTCTTCGCCGACCAGCGGCCGATCGAGCGCGAGCCGGTCAACATCCATGCGGTGCTCGACCGTGTGAAGCAGATCGCGCTGAACGGCTTTGCCCGACACATCCGCTTCACCGAAGACTACGATCCTTCGCTGCCGCCCGTCCTGGCCAACAGGGACCAGCTCGTGCAGGTATTCCTGAACCTGATCAAGAACGCGGCGGAGGCGATCGGCCCGACCGCGGGTGATGGCGAGATCGTGCTCACCACCGCGTTCCGGCCCGGCGTCCGTCTGTCTGTGCCGGGAAATGCCGAGCGCGTCTCGCTGCCTCTGGAGTTCTGCGTGCGCGACAACGGCCCGGGCGTTGCCGAAGACCTCATGCCACATCTGTTCGATCCCTTCGTCACCACCAAGATGTCGGGATCCGGCCTCGGTCTGGCGCTGGTCGCCAAGATCATCGGCGATCATGGCGGCGTCATCGAGTGCGAATCGCAGCCGCGTCGCACCACCTTCCGGATCCTGATGCCGATCTACACGCGCGGCCGTGACGAGCCGTCGCACGCAAGCGAGGACTGA
- a CDS encoding sensor histidine kinase NtrY-like encodes MSSSQTRPVPPSVLATRHSRSLRIAGSLLVALALVAGGATFAILTGLTPIEPDEEVVSASLVINLILVAGLTAIVATEVGRLLIARRRGIAGARLHLQILSLFALMAVVPAVLVAVVATVTLDRGLDTWFSERTRTIIQTSLSVAEAYLREHGQVIRADLLAMATDIDRAEPMYREDPERFAQFFNAQAAIRSLPAAFILREDMSVVMRADIPVQREFLMPPENAVEQAMNGEVVVIAPGISNQVGAIVRLQKYDGALLYVARSVDPLVINYLRLAQANVAEFSSLERRRFGVQVAFALMYVGFALILLLSAVWIGIGFANRLVSPIRRLIGAADQVSHGNLYVQVPVRPEEGDLASLGQTFNKMTTQLRSQRDELLEANAELEERRRFIEAVLAGVPAGVLGVSDTGEITLANRSAALLLESAQDDLVGTAIQDILPELQPCVEQARQQPNRLVQDQIMIRRSGRERTIAVRVAAERSASGGFGFVVTLDDITELVTAQRSSAWADIARRIAHEIKNPLTPIQLSAERLQRKYGKVITTDRDVFDQCTDTIIRQVGDIGRMVDEFSAFARMPKPAMESTDIGEVVKQATFLMGVGNPGIAIKLDSPETPMMALCDRRLISQAVTNIIKNASEAISAVEDVHARGEGLIEVSVKDIGGWVAIDVIDNGVGLPSQNRHRLLEPYMTTREKGTGLGLAIVARIMEEHGGRVELADAPSVADGGRGAWVRLTFPRFARAATQQADGTAERQETALVERRAEQG; translated from the coding sequence GTGTCTTCTTCACAGACGCGACCGGTTCCCCCTTCCGTTCTGGCGACCCGGCACAGCAGATCGCTACGCATTGCCGGGTCGCTGCTCGTCGCCCTGGCGCTTGTCGCGGGCGGAGCAACCTTCGCCATCCTTACCGGGCTGACCCCGATCGAGCCGGACGAAGAGGTGGTCTCCGCCTCTCTCGTCATCAACCTCATCCTGGTTGCGGGCCTGACGGCGATCGTCGCGACCGAGGTCGGCAGACTGCTGATCGCGCGGCGCCGGGGAATCGCGGGCGCGCGTCTGCATCTCCAGATCCTCAGCCTGTTCGCGCTGATGGCGGTGGTGCCGGCGGTGCTCGTCGCGGTCGTTGCCACCGTCACGCTCGACCGGGGCCTGGACACGTGGTTCTCGGAGCGCACGCGCACGATCATCCAGACCTCGCTCTCCGTCGCCGAGGCCTATCTGCGCGAGCATGGACAGGTGATTCGTGCCGATCTTCTGGCAATGGCGACCGACATCGATCGCGCCGAGCCGATGTATCGCGAGGACCCAGAGCGGTTCGCGCAGTTCTTCAATGCCCAGGCCGCGATCCGGTCGCTTCCGGCAGCCTTCATCCTGCGCGAGGACATGTCCGTGGTGATGCGCGCCGACATCCCGGTACAGCGGGAGTTCCTGATGCCGCCCGAGAACGCCGTCGAACAGGCGATGAACGGCGAGGTCGTGGTGATCGCACCTGGCATCTCGAACCAGGTCGGCGCCATCGTCCGTTTGCAGAAGTACGACGGCGCGCTGCTCTATGTGGCGCGGTCGGTGGATCCGCTGGTGATCAACTATCTGCGGTTGGCGCAGGCGAATGTCGCCGAGTTCTCCAGTCTCGAGCGGCGCCGCTTCGGCGTGCAGGTAGCCTTCGCGCTGATGTATGTTGGATTCGCGCTGATCCTGCTGCTCTCGGCGGTGTGGATCGGCATTGGCTTCGCCAATCGGCTGGTCTCGCCGATCCGCAGGCTGATCGGGGCCGCAGACCAGGTTTCGCACGGCAATCTGTATGTCCAGGTGCCGGTCCGGCCGGAGGAGGGGGATCTGGCGAGCCTCGGTCAGACCTTCAACAAGATGACGACGCAGCTGCGCTCGCAGCGCGATGAGCTGCTGGAAGCCAATGCCGAGCTGGAGGAGCGCCGCCGCTTCATCGAGGCGGTGCTGGCTGGTGTTCCGGCCGGCGTGCTCGGCGTCAGCGACACCGGGGAGATCACGCTGGCCAACCGGTCGGCGGCGTTGCTGCTTGAGTCCGCCCAGGACGACCTGGTGGGGACCGCAATCCAAGATATCCTTCCCGAGCTCCAGCCCTGCGTCGAGCAGGCGCGCCAGCAGCCCAACAGGCTAGTGCAGGACCAGATCATGATCCGGCGGTCGGGCCGCGAGCGGACGATCGCGGTGCGAGTCGCCGCGGAGCGGTCTGCCTCCGGCGGCTTCGGATTCGTCGTCACGCTCGACGACATCACCGAGCTGGTGACCGCGCAGCGCAGCTCCGCCTGGGCCGACATCGCCCGCCGTATCGCCCACGAGATCAAGAATCCCCTGACGCCGATCCAGCTCTCGGCCGAGCGGCTGCAGCGCAAGTATGGCAAGGTGATCACCACCGACCGCGATGTCTTCGACCAGTGCACCGATACGATCATCCGCCAGGTTGGCGACATCGGGCGTATGGTCGACGAGTTCTCCGCGTTCGCCCGGATGCCAAAGCCGGCCATGGAGTCGACGGATATCGGCGAGGTGGTGAAGCAGGCGACCTTCCTGATGGGGGTCGGCAATCCCGGAATTGCCATCAAGCTCGACAGTCCGGAAACGCCGATGATGGCGTTGTGCGACCGGCGGCTGATCTCGCAGGCCGTGACCAATATCATCAAGAATGCCAGCGAGGCGATCTCGGCCGTCGAAGACGTGCACGCCCGGGGCGAGGGGCTGATCGAGGTATCTGTGAAGGATATCGGAGGCTGGGTTGCAATCGACGTGATCGACAACGGTGTCGGTTTGCCGAGCCAGAACCGTCATCGCCTGCTCGAACCGTACATGACGACGCGGGAGAAGGGGACCGGACTCGGACTGGCGATCGTGGCGCGCATCATGGAGGAGCATGGCGGCAGGGTGGAACTGGCGGATGCTCCATCGGTTGCCGACGGCGGCCGCGGCGCTTGGGTGCGGCTGACCTTCCCTCGTTTCGCGCGTGCCGCTACCCAGCAGGCGGACGGAACGGCAGAAAGGCAGGAGACCGCCCTCGTGGAGCGGCGGGCGGAGCAGGGTTAG
- the ntrC gene encoding nitrogen regulation protein NR(I) produces the protein MPTGSILVADDDAAIRTVLNQALSRVGYDVRVTGNAATLWRWVAQGDGDLVITDVVMPDENAFDLLPRIKKLRPDMPIIVMSAQNTFLTAVKASERGAYEYLPKPFDLNELVTIVGRALAEPKPKASLTVEEEADNIPLVGRSSAMQDIYRMLARLMQTDLTVMISGESGTGKELVARALHDYGKRSKGPFVAINMAAIPRDLIESELFGHEKGAFTGAQTRNTGRFEQAEGGTLFLDEIGDMPMEAQTPLLRVLQQGEYTTVGGRTPIRTNVRIIAATNKDLRLLINQGLFREDLFYRLNVVPIRLPPLRERSEDIPDLVRHFFAQAEKEGLPRKQIEQAALDRLRRHRWPGNVRELENLVRRLAALYPQEVISEGIVEAELSESLPPPAIDSGAQDDSLGGSVERHLTTYFKAFGDRLPPPGLYHRILREIEEPLIGAALAATRGNQIRAAELLGLNRNTLRKKIRDLDIQVIRGGR, from the coding sequence ATGCCAACGGGGAGCATTCTGGTTGCCGACGACGATGCGGCGATACGCACGGTGCTGAATCAGGCGCTGTCGCGGGTGGGCTACGATGTGCGGGTGACCGGCAATGCCGCGACGCTGTGGCGATGGGTGGCGCAGGGGGATGGCGATCTCGTCATCACCGACGTGGTGATGCCTGACGAGAACGCATTCGACCTGCTGCCGCGTATCAAGAAGCTCAGGCCGGACATGCCGATCATCGTGATGAGCGCGCAGAACACTTTCCTGACGGCGGTGAAGGCCTCGGAGCGCGGCGCCTACGAATATCTGCCCAAACCGTTCGACCTGAACGAACTGGTGACCATAGTCGGCCGGGCGCTCGCCGAGCCGAAGCCGAAGGCGTCGCTGACCGTCGAGGAGGAAGCCGACAACATCCCGCTCGTCGGCCGGTCGTCGGCCATGCAGGACATCTACCGGATGCTCGCGCGGCTGATGCAGACCGATCTGACGGTGATGATCTCCGGCGAGTCGGGTACCGGCAAGGAACTGGTTGCCCGTGCCCTGCACGACTACGGCAAACGCTCCAAGGGGCCGTTTGTCGCCATCAACATGGCGGCGATCCCGCGCGACCTGATCGAATCCGAGCTGTTCGGCCACGAGAAGGGGGCCTTCACCGGGGCCCAGACCCGCAACACCGGCCGCTTCGAGCAGGCCGAGGGCGGGACACTGTTCCTCGACGAGATCGGTGACATGCCGATGGAGGCGCAGACCCCGTTGCTGCGCGTCCTGCAACAGGGCGAGTACACCACCGTCGGCGGCCGCACCCCGATCCGAACCAATGTCCGCATCATCGCGGCGACCAACAAGGACCTGCGGCTGCTCATCAACCAGGGGCTCTTCCGCGAAGACCTCTTCTACCGGCTGAACGTCGTGCCGATCAGGCTGCCGCCCCTGAGGGAACGGTCGGAGGACATTCCCGACCTGGTGCGCCACTTCTTCGCGCAGGCTGAGAAGGAGGGCTTGCCGCGCAAGCAGATCGAGCAGGCCGCGCTCGACCGGCTCAGGCGGCATCGCTGGCCCGGGAATGTCCGCGAACTGGAAAACCTCGTGCGGCGGCTTGCCGCGCTTTACCCGCAGGAGGTGATCTCGGAAGGGATCGTCGAGGCGGAGCTGTCGGAGTCGCTGCCGCCCCCGGCCATCGACAGCGGAGCGCAGGACGACTCGCTGGGCGGATCGGTGGAGCGACACCTCACCACCTACTTCAAGGCATTCGGTGATCGGCTGCCGCCGCCGGGCCTGTATCACCGGATCCTGCGCGAGATCGAGGAACCTCTGATCGGTGCGGCGCTGGCAGCGACCCGGGGCAACCAGATCCGTGCGGCCGAGCTGCTGGGCCTGAACCGGAATACCCTGCGCAAGAAGATCCGCGACCTCGACATCCAGGTGATCCGCGGCGGGCGTTGA